A window of the Fusarium poae strain DAOMC 252244 chromosome 3, whole genome shotgun sequence genome harbors these coding sequences:
- a CDS encoding hypothetical protein (BUSCO:38590at5125): MAHLLNPLATASQLYHKSSFSSLPQDLQDTIFITSQCLTQAAGQLLDLPQSVTAQANVILARHWLVDSPMANEFSDTSAAALYLVAKMGPQPRSSRDISNVYAYLLSENSSFLHIQSSPNNDPRSYYVPEADYHSFQTRILAIEARILYTLSFDTHVSLPHPLAVTYLQTLDFLAQPKSIISLRTVQYLNTALLSPQMLYLTHQPHALATAAIYNAARDVGAKMPECEWWEVFDVDREELGFLVVGMRSVENYLRKFKEEIPDLSASMPTRKLIDMELQKRGMGSSNGTTAVDEEQQLMDMMDTK; this comes from the exons ATGGCTCATCTCTTGAACCCACTTGCAACGGCATCTCAGCTGTATCATAAATCGTCTTTCTCATCTCTACCGCAAGATCTTCAAGACACAATCTTCATCACATCGCAATGCCTCACACAAGCTGCTGGTCAGCTCCTAGACCTCCCTCAGTCTGTTACGGCGCAGGCAAACGTCATTTTGGCACGTCACTGGCTTGTTGACTCTCCAATGGCAAATGAGTTTAGC GACACATCTGCTGCCGCTCTTTATCTGGTTGCCAAGATGGGACCTCAACCCCGGTCATCACGCGACATATCTAATGTTTACGCTTACCTCCTATCTGAGAACTCATCCTTTTTGCACATCCAAAGCAGTCCCAATAATGACCCCAGATCCTATTACGTGCCCGAGGCCGACTATCACAGCTTTCAGACTCGCATCCTTGCCATTGAAGCTCGGATTCTCTACACACTTTCATTCGACACACATGTCTCATTGCCTCATCCACTAGCAGTCACTTACCTACAGACGCTGGACTTTCTCGCGCAGCCCAAGTCCATTATATCTCTGCGCACAGTTCAATATTTGAACACGGCTCTCCTCTCACCTCAGATGCTATATCTCACCCACCAACCCCATGCGCTTGCTACTGCCGCCATTTATAACGCAGCTCGAGATGTGGGTGCCAAAATGCCGGAATGTGAATGGTGGGAGGTCTTTGACGTTGACCGGGAGGAGCTCGGGTTCCTTGTTGTGGGAATGCGAAGCGTGGAAAACTATTTGCGCAAGTTCAAGGAGGAGATACCCGACCTCAGTGCGAGCATGCCTACGCGAAAATTGATAGATATGGAGCTTCAGAAGAGGGGCATGGGAAGTAGTAACGGTACTACCGCGGTCGACGAGGAGCAGCAACTCATGGATATGATGGATACCAAATGA
- a CDS encoding hypothetical protein (BUSCO:24875at5125): MSVSIPPSPGEETPAFDLNLQHGHKDLVQAVAFNTYGDRCATGSVDGKIRVFNRHKDGTWRLCDTWTAHGGEILEIQWLPATVYPNLIASLGIEGWFRLWAEDPSAAPGRRFCTGRAGNGKPAFDTRSNKAPYRSFSIKYNEETRHTYLALLATDGRLTVYENDQPENLSEYASIDEFSVAPKPNRGEELAFRVRFDPNPEPCYTALRAGVPSDSLGFVVAAMDTVKVYRSRDIVASSMGVQQTQKEFYLAVELTGHRGLVRDVAWAAGNIRGYDVIATACQDGYAHVFRIETPYSDDDGKSWSAADLLRSAPHLSTRDSTPQLRTNGTATPTEKQATTPQLQPSHSYHQHHNSSLSASLAKTGSHNDRQWSGQPGQVKHQFTEISKLDNHRTPVWRVGFDDDGHILGSTGDDGRLLCYRQTPNGAWAKSSELAVQKARMATP; this comes from the exons ATGAGCGTTTCCATCCCCCCCTCACCAGGTGAGGAAACACCAGCATTCGACCTCAACCTTCAGCATGGCCACAAGGATCTCGTTCAGGCCGTCGCATTCAACACTTATGGTGATCGCTGCGCAACCGGCTCAGTAGATGGAAAGATCCGTGTCTTTAACCGCCACAAGGATGGCACATGGCGTCTTTGCGATACCTGGACTGCGCATGGCGGAGAGATTCTAGAG ATTCAATGGCTTCCTGCCACTGTGTATCCCAATTTGATCGCTTCTCTCGGCATTGAAGGTTGGTTTCGACTCTGGGCTGAGGACCCTTCTGCTGCACCAGGTCGAAGGTTCTGTACTGGACGTGCTGGCAATGGGAAACCAGCGTTCGATACGCGATCTAACAAAGCACCATACCGATCTTTCTCAATCAAGTACAATGAAGAGACACGGCATACGTACCTAGCTCTTCTTGCGACTGATGGCCGTCTAACAGTATATGAAAACGATCAGCCTGAGAATCTTTCCGAATATGCATCTATCGATGAGTTCAGTGTTGCGCCAAAACCGAACAGGGGAGAGGAGCTAGCATTCCGTGTTCGCTTTGACCCAAATCCTGAGCCATGCTACACAGCTCTGCGAGCAGGCGTACCTTCAGACTCCCTCGGCTTTGTAGTCGCTGCAATGGATACTGTCAAAGTGTATCGATCGCGCGATATTGTCGCATCATCCATGGGTGTTCAGCAAACCCAGAAAGAATTCTATCTTGCGGTAGAATTGACTGGTCATAGAGGCTTGGTGCGGGATGTAGCGTGGGCGGCTGGGAATATTAGAGGCTATGATGTTATAGCAACAGCCTGTCAAGACGGCTACGCACATGTCTTCCGCATCGAGACACCCTACTCAGACGACGATGGGAAATCATGGTCTGCAGCTGATCTTCTGAGGTCTGCCCCTCACTTATCAACAAGAGACTCCACGCCCCAGTTGAGGACCAACGGAACAGCGACACCGACGGAAAAACAAGCGACAACACCACAGCTCCAACCCTCTCACAGCTATCATCAACACCATAACTCCAGTCTCAGCGCAAGCCTAGCAAAGACTGGCTCTCATAATGATCGACAATGGTCGGGTCAGCCAGGCCAGGTCAAGCACCAGTTTACAGAGATATCCAAACTTGACAACCATCGCACCCCAGTGTGGCGTGTTggttttgatgatgatggtcaTATCTTGGGCAGTACTGGTGACGATGGACGACTGCTGTGTTATCGTCAGACGCCTAATGGCGCATGGGCCAAGAGCTCAGAGTTGGCGGTGCAAAAGGCACGTATGGCCACCCCATGA
- the STU1 gene encoding suppressor of tub2 mutation (BUSCO:3319at5125) gives MADTKLTDQQVADLNTILRSDSPLDAKVQYVTIIKSGIKQHNVPEASVAQLFEGLRAATTSQHAALVNAGFTALNHLLTRLSRQDPKLLSKEAARTLPLVVDKLGDQKDKFRSLASHSLVTLFSVAPTDVERSVRNTAMIGKNPRAKETSMHWLLQMHNENGLPFRTYVPVLMELLEDADGMVRDAAKNTVIELFRSAPNAAKSDLKRQLKTFKVRPAIEQAIVKELIPTSSRPETPAAPAEPASEPAPRKAFSASTSSAAERPITPGVDTKPEALEPLYVNTNRELDDMIKEMAWFFEGKETEHNWLKRENSVHKLRRLIAGNVTDFSDTFLVGVKSMLDGIIKVITSLRTSLCKEGCGLIQEIANTFGPAMDPLVEQLMQCFVKLSAGTKKISSQLANATVNTILSRVTYTPRLMQHIWFACQDKNAAPRTYATEWLKTILKKEGHHKHHIEHTGGVDIIEKCLKKGLADANPAVREKTRSTFWAFWGIWPAKADTIMADLDGTAQKLLNKDPSNPNSSKTAEPTVRPGLGLSKSTMGTGKPSSIREAMMAQRKANAAKNLPARPGSAMAQLSPEKINTSVSSVSSKPSGTRSRPETGGMSGAPMRPSRKRPEMAARPATAGPYSVRDMDPGSPESVRSKTPKPRETTPKRTGPRTRPGHASHASESSLASPSSVRTGQKSAASPRASPTKLKQSQSTMLSVSSPSRADEDFTMVIPNMANLRAAQRPAPAPQRASSVPPEAPEMLSTPVTETAPQNIPQAPAEPTFEPESRPELEAVPAPVVEPVAEAADQTMDEVAKPEEYAPTVPEPIVEPTPEPSAPMQVDQAPAASASTLQVYEDPFTDEQTTPKPTFNLPVLEDKPVNADAASLPITHAQSPVTQNVEAPDRTKQSIRLLESGITRIKAKTLDVHGFRKLQSLLRDSKGIFTDDKFEALLIGLFQYLEDSLSGTSPEKAQDIKAQILATIRLLLKKERDNFQPHVSRGLESLLETRSAYDIRAHIVSGVEVLADELVTIGDGSEIVVVLTKRLQNVDSSTTEGSRILSTGMHVLRTMLDKRPNFMPTGTEIGQLAALAGRCLASADSGVRMDAVQLCVALHSRVGEQAFWDALKDVQDDPKSLITYYIVKRQREQAPTIAA, from the exons ATGGCCGACACAAAACTTACCGACCAGCAGGTCGCTGACCTCAATACCATACTGCGCAGCGATTCTCCTCTCGATGCAAAGGTTCAATATGTCACAATTATCAAGTCCGGTATCAAGCAACACAATGTTCCTGAGGCGAGCGTCGCTCAGCTATTCGAGGGCTTGCGCGCCGCTACCACCTCACAGCATGCAGCTCTAGTAAATGCCGGGTTTACTGCGCTGAATCACCTCCTCACACGCCTTTCCCGCCAAGATCCCAAGCTGTTGTCTAAAGAAGCAGCTCGAACTCTACCACTTGTGGTTGACAAGCTTGGCGACCAAAAGGACAAGTTTCGCTCCCTCGCATCGCATTCTCTCGTCACTTTGTTCTCTGTTGCGCCAACCGATGTTGAACGATCTGTACGAAACACAGCTATGATAGGAAAGAATCCCCGAGCGAAGGAAACTTCAATGCATTGGCTATTACAG ATGCACAATGAGAACGGTCTCCCCTTTCGAACTTACGTTCCCGTGCTCATGGAACTGCTCGAAGATGCCGATGGAATGGTGCGAGATGCCGCGAAGAATACTGTCATCGAGCTTTTCCGATCGGCGCCAAATGCTGCCAAGTCCGATCTGAAGCGACAACTCAAGACCTTCAAAGTGCGACCTGCAATTGAGCAGGCCATTGTCAAAGAACTGATACCAACATCCAGTCGCCCGGAAACGCCTGCTGCTCCGGCCGAGCCCGCATCGGAACCAGCACCCCGCAAAGCATTCTCTGCCAGCACATCTTCGGCTGCTGAGCGTCCCATCACTCCAGGAGTCGATACAAAGCCCGAGGCCCTAGAGCCCTTGTATGTCAACACCAATCGAGAACTCGACGACATGATTAAGGAAATGGCATGGTTCTTTGAAGGGAAGGAGACGGAACACAACTGGTTGAAGCGAGAGAATTCCGTTCACAAACTTCGAAGGCTCATTGCGGGCAATGTTACTGATTTTTCCGATACCTTCCTTGTCGGAGTTAAGAGCATGTTGGACGGCATTATCAAGGTAATAACCTCCTTGAGGACCAGTCTCTGCAAAGAGGGTTGTGGTCTGATTCAAGAGATTGCCAACACGTTTGGTCCTGCAATGGACCCTTTGGTAGAACAGCTTATGCAATGTTTTGTCAAGCTGTCAGCAGGAACGAAGAAGATTAGCTCACAACTCGCTAATGCGACAGTCAACACGATTCTGAGTCGGGTAACATATACTCCTCGGTTGATGCAGCACATCTGGTTTGCTTGCCAAGACAAGAATGCTGCGCCCAGGACTTATGCTACGGAGTGGCTGAAGACCATCCTGAAAAAGGAGGGCCACCATAAGCACCATATTGAGCACACTGGCGGCGTCGACATAATCGAGAAATGTCTAAAGAAGGGTCTGGCTGATGCTAACCCTGCTGTGAGAGAAAAGACAAGATCAACTTTCTGGGCCTTTTGGGGAATATGGCCTGCCAAAGCAGACAC CATCATGGCCGATCTGGATGGCACTGCACAGAAACTCCTGAATAAAGACCCTAGCAACCCCAATTCCTCAAAGACGGCAGAGCCGACAGTAAGACCTGGCTTAGGGCTGTCCAAGAGCACTATGGGCACTGGCAAGCCTAGCAGTATTCGCGAGGCTATGATGGCTCAACGCAAAGCAAATGCAGCAAAGAATCTTCCAGCCCGGCCTGGTTCAGCCATGGCTCAGCTATCACCTGAAAAGATCAATACTAGTGTATCGAGCGTATCGAGCAAACCTTCAGGGACTCGATCACGGCCAGAAACCGGCGGTATGTCAGGGGCTCCAATGCGACCGAGCAGGAAACGTCCCGAGATGGCGGCGCGTCCTGCGACGGCTGGCCCATATTCCGTTCGCGACATGGATCCTGGAAGTCCCGAGAGTGTCAGGTCCAAGACGCCAAAGCCCCGAGAGACCACTCCTAAGAGGACCGGCCCTCGAACAAGACCTGGGCACGCTTCACATGCTAGCGAATCAAGTTTAGCATCACCTTCTTCTGTAAGAACTGGTCAAAAGTCAGCGGCATCTCCCCGAGCAAGCCCCACCAAGCTGAAGCAATCGCAATCTACTATGTTGTCCGTGAGCAGTCCTTCAAGAGCTGATGAGGACTTCACTATGGTGATTCCCAACATGGCCAACTTAAGAGCTGCGCAAAGACCTGCACCGGCACCTCAAAGAGCATCATCAGTGCCACCAGAGGCCCCAGAGATGTTGTCCACTCCAGTGACAGAGACTGCACCACAGAACATTCCACAGGCTCCAGCTGAGCCAACATTTGAGCCAGAGTCTAGACCCGAGCTAGAGGCAGTCCCCGCGCCAGTGGTTGAACCTGTGGCTGAGGCGGCAGACCAGACCATGGATGAGGTTGCCAAACCTGAAGAATATGCTCCCACCGTTCCAGAGCCTATTGTTGAGCCAACACCTGAGCCATCGGCACCTATGCAGGTTGACCAGGCTCCAGCGGCCTCAGCTTCCACTCTTCAAGTCTACGAAGACCCCTTCACTGATGAACAGACAACCCCAAAGCCGACCTTCAATCTCCCTGTGCTGGAAGACAAGCCTGTCAATGCCGATGCGGCCAGTCTACCCATTACTCATGCTCAATCTCCCGTGACACAAAATGTGGAAGCTCCTGACAGAACCAAGCAGAGTATACGACTTTTGGAAAGTGGCATCACCAGAATCAAGGCGAAAACTCTCGATGTGCATGGCTTCCGAAAGTTGCAGTCTCTCTTACGCGACAGCAAGGGCATTTTTACCGATGATAAATTTGAAGCTCTTTTGATTGGTCTTTTCCAATATCTCGAGGATTCCTTGAGCGGGACCAGTCCTGAGAAAGCCCAGGATATCAAGGCCCAGATCCTTGCTACAATAAGGCTACTATTGAAAAAGGAACGTGACAATTTTCAGCCTCATGTTTCAAGAGGTCTTGAATCGCTTCTTGAGACGCGCAGTGCATACGACATCCGCGCCCACATTGTCAGCGGTGTTGAAGTGCTTGCTGACGAGCTTGTTACTATTGGTGATGGGTCCGAAATTGTGGTTGTTCTTACAAAGCGTCTTCAAAATGTTGATAGTTCTACCACTGAGGGTAGCCGCATTCTCAGCACCGGCATGCATGTATTGCGAACCATGCTGGATAAGAGACCTAACTTTATGCCTACTGGTACCGAGATTGGCCAGTTGGCTGCTCTTGCTGGCCGATGTCTCGCCTCTGCAGATTCTGGTGTTCGCATGGATGCCGTTCAGCTTTGTGTCGCTCTTCACTCAAGGGTGGGCGAGCAGGCCTTCTGGGACGCTCTCAAGGATGTTCAGGACGACCCCAAGAGCTTGATCACGTATTACATTGTCAAGAGACAGCGTGAGCAAGCTCCTACAATTGCTGCCTAG
- a CDS encoding hypothetical protein (BUSCO:43944at5125) gives MPHLPPITPVPTAASLFTRAPVMTPAIQVPTHSGPRDGPDIPGAGEFKTPKLRLELRDLSHPGCAVFLSSVNAAECLAKAVQHVLALLYESPTCPTTTIPTTRSVTVILRSMSGVAYTTGSELDSDHKEIHFSTDYIANIHPISRRGDEINGVLTHELVHCLQYNGHGHCPGGLIEGIADWVRLHCLLSPPHWKRESSGKWDAGYQQTAYFLDYLEKRFGKGTIRRLNEKLRIQKYEEKPFWTELVGRPVEQLWGDYKENLEG, from the coding sequence ATGCCTCATCTCCCTCCAATCACTCCCGTCCCAACCGCCGCTTCACTCTTCACCCGAGCTCCGGTCATGACCCCCGCCATCCAAGTACCCACCCACTCCGGTCCACGGGACGGCCCCGATATTCCCGGCGCTGGAGAATTCAAGACTCCTAAACTACGGCTCGAGCTCCGCGACCTCTCGCACCCTGGATGCGCCGTCTTTCTGAGCTCCGTGAACGCAGCGGAATGTCTTGCCAAAGCAGTGCAGCATGTCCTTGCGCTACTCTATGAATCGCCTACTTGTCCCACTACCACCATTCCGACAACACGATCTGTCACAGTTATTCTCCGTAGCATGTCAGGAGTAGCATACACAACTGGTTCTGAACTTGACAGCGACCACAAAGAGATTCACTTCTCTACAGATTACATTGCAAATATCCATCCCATCTCCCGTCGCGGTGACGAAATCAATGGCGTGCTCACTCACGAGCTCGTTCACTGTCTTCAGTACAATGGCCATGGCCACTGCCCTGGTGGCTTGATCGAAGGTATTGCTGACTGGGTGCGACTTCATTGCCTTCTCAGCCCTCCACACTGGAAGCGAGAGAGTAGTGGGAAGTGGGACGCAGGCTATCAGCAGACGGCTTACTTCCTAGACTACTTGGAGAAGCGTTTCGGCAAGGGAACAATTCGCCGCCTAAATGAGAAGTTGAGGATTCAAAAGTATGAGGAGAAGCCATTCTGGACCGAGCTAGTGGGCCGACCGGTCGAGCAGCTCTGGGGTGATTACAAAGAGAACCTAGAAGGTTAG
- a CDS encoding hypothetical protein (BUSCO:38045at5125) gives MPHPLIAGGAVVAVSVAVATAVAIFESPEVRRYADDVRRRIAIALHSMGEGIEPPYREPRFNRPEDADGFLQSRGGAEAGVDADEETRRRQREELLYWNSVMLEKQEKDQKEKGETSPSVTDSQRRGSSFDDFLRQDDSAEQGTYVFNTGADTRGMDEGLRRRGDGPRGFTPLYTNPFADEHHIDHDEINEEPEQTRQIAPAADEVSDIYSATTQDKDEKPTAAVLIDADPTPARSETASTATLEREIGVDEYMTAGQENHDEAYASIQAWAQNTSTDFYSPLPITPTAPMSEPEIISDDGMLTPTDSVSLVGSGEDVANDAQSSRAGENGRYYDVMSESSGMATPASWSEIGSVISESDAPVPVRR, from the exons ATGCCTCACCCTCTGATAGCTGGAG GTGCCGTAGTTGCCGTCTCGGTCGCTGTCGCCACCGCCGTTGCCATTTTCGAGTCGCCTGAAGTGCGACGATACGCCGATGATGTTCGCCGCAGGATAGCCATCGCCTTGCATTCCATGGGCGAGGGCATCGAACCTCCCTATCGTGAGCCAAGATTCAATAGACCCGAGGATGCTGATGGCTTTCTTCAGTCTCGTGGTGGTGCTGAAGCTGGCGTTGACGCCGATGAGGAAACTCGTCGAAGACAACGTGAGGAACTGCTCTACTGGAACTCGGTCATGTTGGAGAAGCAAGAGAAGGACCAGAAGGAGAAAGGCGAGACTAGCCCATCCGTAACCGACTCGCAACGACGAGGCTCTTCTTTCGACGATTTCCTTCGTCAAGATGATAGCGCTGAACAAGGAACATATGTTTTCAACACTGGAGCTGATACCCGAGGAATGGATGAGGGCCTACGCCGTCGTGGCGATGGTCCACGCGGTTTCACTCCTCTGTACACCAACCCTTTTGCCGACGAACACCACATCGACCATGACGAGATTAACGAGGAGCCTGAGCAAACCCGACAAATTGCCCCTGCTGCCGACGAAGTCTCTGATATCTACAGCGCCACCACCCAGGACAAAGACGAGAAGCCCACTGCCGCCGTTCTTATTGATGCCGACCCCACCCCCGCCCGCTCCGAGACTGCCTCCACTGCTACCCTCGAGCGAGAGATCGGCGTTGATGAGTACATGACCGCCGGCCAGGAAAATCACGACGAGGCCTACGCATCTATTCAGGCCTGGGCGCAAAACACAAGCACCGATTTTTACTCACCACTTCCCATCACTCCTACAGCCCCCATGTCCGAGCCTGAGATTATCAGCGACGACGGTATGCTGACTCCCACCGACTCCGTTTCCCTTGTTGGTTCGGGTGAGGATGTTGCCAACGATGCGCAATCGTCCAGGGCCGGCGAGAACGGTCGCTATTACGATGTCATGAGCGAGAGCTCTGGCATGGCCACACCCGCAAGCTGGTCCGAGATTGGCAGCGTCATCAGCGAGAGCGATGCTCCTGTTCCTGTGCGCCGATAA
- the OLE1 gene encoding stearoyl-CoA 9-desaturase (TransMembrane:5 (o52-74i81-102o114-133i198-216o222-247i)) codes for MATATAAGKNASPFPDGTKDYVPLRAGAAKKDTNKPHISDTPMTWSNWPQHINWLNTTLVVFVPLMGFISAYWVPLQLKTALWAVFYYVHTGLGITAGYHRMWSHSAYKGTTPLKIYLAAVGAGAVQGSIRWWSYGHRVHHRYTDTDKDPYSVRKGLMYSHMGWMVLKQNPKRQGRTDITDLNEDPVVVWQHKNYIKCVLFMALAFPAIVAGLGWGDWWGGLVYAGILRVCFVQQATFCVNSLAHWLGDQPFDDRNSPRDHVITALVTLGEGYHNFHHEFPSDYRNAIEWWQYDPTKWSIWLWKQLGLAYELKEFRANEIEKGRVQQLQKKLDQKRATLDWGIPLEQLPVVDWDDFVAQSKAGKGLVAIAGVIHDVTDFIKDHPGGKALINSAIGKDATAIFNGGVYLHSNAAHNLLSTMRVGVLRGGCEVEIWKRAQFENKDITYMNDSAGQRIIRAGSQATKIVQPAASADAA; via the exons ATGGCGACAGCTACTGCTGCGGGCAAGAATGCCTCGCCATTCCCTGATGGCACCAAGGACTATGTCCCCCTCCGAGCTGGCGCTGCTAAAAAGGACACCAACAAGCCTCACATCTCCGATACTCCCATGACCTGGAGCAACTGGCCTCAGCACATCAACTGGCTCAACACAACACTTGTTGTTTTCGTTCCCTTGATGGGCTTCATCTCCGCCTACTGGGTTCCTCTCCAGCTCAAGACCGCTCTCTGGGCTGTCTTCTACTATGTCCACACTGGTCTCGGTATTACTGCTG GTTACCACCGAATGTGGTCTCACTCCGCCTACAAGGGCACCACTCCTCTCAAGATTTATCTCGCTGCCGTCGGCGCCGGCGCCGTCCAGGGCTCCATCCGATGGTGGTCTTATGGCCACCGAGTCCACCACCGATACACTGATACCGATAAGGATCCCTACTCTGTTCGCAAGGGTCTCATGTACTCCCACATGGGCTGGATGGTCCTCAAGCAGAACCCCAAGCGCCAGGGCCGAACTGACATCACCGATCTCAACGAGGACCCCGTCGTCGTCTGGCAGCACAAGAACTACATCAAGTGCGTTCTTTTCATGGCTCTCGCTTTCCCCGCAATCGTTGCCGGTCTTGGCTGGGGTGACTGGTGGGGTGGCCTCGTCTATGCTGGTATCCTCCGCGTTTGCTTCGTCCAGCAGGCTACCTTCTGTGTCAACTCTCTTGCCCACTGGCTCGGCGACCAGCCTTTCGATGACCGCAACTCTCCTCGCGACCACGTTATCACCGCTCTTGTTACCCTTGGTGAGGGTTACCACAACTTCCACCACGAGTTCCCCTCCGATTACCGCAACGCTATTGAGTGGTGGCAGTATGACCCTACCAAGTGGAGCATCTGGCTCTGGAAGCAGCTTGGTCTTGCCTACGAGCTGAAGGAGTTCCGTGCCAACGAAATTGAGAAGGGTCGTGTCCAGCAGCTCCAGAAGAAGCTCGACCAGAAGCGTGCCACCCTTGACTGGGGTATTCCTCTTGAGCAGCTTCCTGTTGTTGACTGGGACGACTTCGTTGCCCAGTCCAAGGCTGGAAAGGGTCTTGTTGCTATTGCCGGTGTTATCCACGATGTTACAGATTTTATCAAGGACCACCCTGGTGGCAAAGCCCTTATCAACTCTGCCATCGGAAAGGATGCCACTGCTATCTTCAACGGTGGTGTTTACCTTCACTCCAACGCTGCTCACAATCTTCTGTCTACCATGCGTGTCGGTGTCCTCCGCGGCGGTTGTGAAGTAGAGATCTGGAAGCGTGCTCAGTTCGAGAACAAGGATATTACCTACATGAACGACTCGGCTGGCCAGCGCATCATCCGTGCTGGTTCTCAGGCCACCAAGATTGTTCAGCCTGCTGCCAGCGCTGATGCTGCCTAA